The Cylindrospermum stagnale PCC 7417 genome segment CGAAAGTAGTCCCAGCAGCGGCAGAAGCTCTAGTCCAAGCCGGTATTGTTTCCCAGTGGTTGGCGGAAAATGGTTTTGACCATGAGTCTTTAGCACCCGATGCTAACGGAGTAGAGATTATTAAGGTGGCGGCTGATTTTTTGCTACCTACTGCTACAGCTTTGTATGCCTACGGGTTTAATTGTCTCCAGTTTCAGTCTGGCATTGACTTGGGGCCAGGACAAGATTTGGTGAGTGTTTATCACTTGATTAAAATCAGTGATAATGCTGATAGACCGGCAGAAGTGCGGGTGAAGGTGTTCTTACCACGGGAAAATCCCACGGTGCCTTCACTGTACTGGATTTGGAAAACGGCGGATTGGCAAGAGCGCGAATCTTACGATATGTACGGCATTATCTACGAAGGACACCCAAATCTGAAGCGGATTTTGATGCCGGAAGATTGGGTAGGTTGGCCGTTGCGTAAGGATTACATCTCGCCTGATTTCTACGAGTTGCAAGATGCTTATTAAGTAGTGCTGGGTGCTGTGTGTCAGCGGTGATTTTTTAACCCCTTTCCGGCGGCGGAGAGGGGTATTGTTTTTGAATGTCTCACGCAAAGGCGCAAAGGAAAGGTAGAAGTAGGTTGGGTTGAGGAACGAAACCCAACATGAGCGAGGATTTTTTAGGGGTAATGTTTTAAACGCAAAGGGACGGGGAGGGAAGCGCAGAGGAACACAGAGGAGGGATTTTTACTTCGGCAAGGATGCGCGATGATATGAATATATAGGACGTTATACAGTGATAGCCAATGTCTGAAGATTTATTAAAAGCGTTTCAGGAAGCATATCGAAATTTGGAACTGTTACCACTCAAATATCAGAATGACTTAGATAAATTCCGAGTGGATTATGGTAATGAGGTAATTGAAGAGTTAGAGCAATTAGTTGAAGACAGTCCTAATGGTGATGGCAAAATTATCTTCACGGGACATCGCGGTTGTGGTAAGTCTACATTGTTATATGAATTTAAAAGGCGATTGGATGATCGTTATTTTGTGGTTTCATTTTCTATTTCAGACACTATTGAAATGTCAGATGTTAACCATGTCAATATCCTTTTTGCTATTGCAGTCAACTTAATGTATGAGGCGGAAGCATGCCAAGTAGAAATTCCTAAATCTACAAAAGATTCTTTTTATAAGTGGTTTGCAACTCGAATTAAAACAGAAACTGAAACTTTAGATGCGGAAGCATCTACAGGTTTTGATTTGCTCAAATTGTTTAGAGGTGCGTTAAAAGTTAATGCTTCTGTTCGCAATGAAATCAAACAAGAATTTGAGCGCAAAATTTCAGATTTAGTCGCCCGTATTAATGATATCGCTAATGTAATTGAATTAAGTCTTAAAAATAAAAAAAAGGTTTTAGTGATTATTGATGATTTAGATAAACTAGAATTGGCAAGGGTTGATGATATTTATCGTGACAATATTAAAGCTTTATGCCTACCAGGTTTTAGGATTATTTACACAATACCTATCGCGGTTTTACGAGACAAGTTTCTCAGACAGCTGATTGAGACGGAGACTAATGACCAAATTGTAGTGATGCCTGTTTTAAAATTGTTTGAAAAGGCGCAAAGTCGTCAGCCTAACCCTCAGCCTCGTGCTGAAGCAAAGGATGTTTTATGTGAAATATTACAAAAGCGGATTGCCGATGAACTTATAGAACCGCAAGCGGCGGAGAAAATTGTTTTAAATAGCGGTGGTGTCTTGCGGGAGTTGATTAGAATTGCTAACGAATGTTGCCGAATTTGTCTGCGATTAATCCGGCGTAAACCTGGACAAATTGTGGTGATTAACGAGCAAATTTTGGATGAAGCAGTAAATAACATCCGTAATGATTTCGCTGTTCCTTTGGGTAAGGTTGATTATGCCATATTGCAAAATACTTATGAAAATTTTATGCCTGATGACCCCAAGGAAGCTGCATTTTTAGATTTACTACACGGACTTTATGTTTTGGAATACCGCAATCGTAAGAACTGGTATGATGTTCACCCAATTGTTGTAGAACTTTTGAGAGACCAGGGGTTGATAAATGGCAGCCAAGGAACTATTTGATGCTGATGATGAGCAAAATTTGGATGCTTATGATGATTTGATTGTGAGCATTCAAGCTAAAGAATCTGGTTTGAGTTTGCTAATAGCTGTTTGTGATGATGCTAATTTTCGTGATGAGATTATTGCTAAGTATGAAGCAGAATTACAGTCTAAATTTCGCCTTTATCGGGTGACATTGGCACGGGGTGAACCGAGTCTCAAGGCTGCTATTTACCAACTTGTACAAAGTGAAGAATATCTGCGTCAGGGAGGAAAGGCTGTCATAACTGTAACGGGTGCTGAACAGCTTTATTTTCTCAGAATGGGGGAGGAAAGGTCAGAACAAGAGATTTTCTTCGGTTATTTACAGTGGACGAGGGAAGCTATGCGCGATTTTCCTTATCCAATTGTTATTTGGGTGACTAACCAGATTTTGAGTAAATTGATTAAAAAAGCTTCTGATTTCTGGAGTTGGCGTGCTGGTGTATTTCACTTTGTTTCGAGAAAGAAGAATACTGTTTCTAGTAGAGAACTAGAACCCATACATTCTGTTTTAATTGAAAGTGAATTATCGGGTTTTGATGATGAAAATCCCTATTTTTTGCCGATAGAGGACTTAAGACAGTTTATCTACCAGAAGGAACAAGAGGGAATCAAAGATTCGAGTTTGGCTACTTTGTATTTCAGTCTGGGAAATATTTATAGAAGAAGGTTAGATAAGGGAGAGTATCAGGATTACAGAAAAGAACAAGAATTAGCAATTGAGTGTTTTAGCAAGGCTGTTGAAGTGCAAAAAGAATTAGATTTAGAGAAAGACTTAGCCACCAGCCTTAACAATTTAGCAGCACTCTACAAATCTCAAGGAAGATACAGCGATGCAGAACCCCTTTATCTGCAATCTTTAGAAATCAAAAAACGCCAACTGGGACAAGACCATCCCGATGTGGCAAACAGTCTCAACAATTTAGCAGCACTCTACGAATTTCAAGGACGCTACAGCGATGCAGAACCTCTTTATCTGCAATCTTTAGAAATCTTAAAACGCCAACTGGGACAAGACCATCCCGATGTGGCAACGAGTCTCAACAATTTAGCATCACTCTACAAATCCCAAGGACGCTACAGCGATGCAGAACCTCTTTATCTGCAATCTTTAGAAATCAGAAAACGCCAACTGGGACAAGACCATCCTAATGTGGCAACGAGTCTCAACAATTTAGCAATATTGTATGAAGCGCAAAATCAATATGCAGAAGCTGAAAATTTTTCTAAACAAGCGTTGGTGATATATCAAAAAAGTTTAGGCGAACAACACCCAGATACACAAAATGCAGCACTTACTGTAAAAATGTTGCATATAATGAAGCTTCTGTATTGCAATAAGGAAACATTGTTTGATGTTCTTAAATCTCTTGCACAACAAGCAGAGTTTCCCGCGTTTAATACAGAAGTATCGCTGGCAATGCTGGAAAAACTAGAGAGCAATCTTGATTTATTGTCAGACATTCGTGAAGCATTGCAGCAGCAAACAGAAGCATTAGATGAGGATACATAAAGATATTAATTGGCTGCTGCTGCGTCTCGTCTCTAGCGGCAGAGCCGCACTGATTGCATTCCCAGTCGGAGACTCTTAACGAGATTTTAAAAGGGTTTTTGCTTAAGTTGAGCGAATACCTTGTCTTTTATAATCTTGAATTGGGATGCGATGATTTTTTAGACTTCTAGAACTTAACGGACAGGAAGTAGCAAATATGGAGTATTGTTTGTGTGATTAAATGTCTTAATTTGTGCGTTAGGGAACGCACCCTACGGGTAGTAAGTAGGTGAAAAGAAATCAAACTATGTTTTGTAAAGTAAAAAATGTTGAAATTAGCTCGTAGTGAGTGGCTGCGTAGCGTCAACCACAGGAGATAGAGAGGGCTAAAGCCCTTACTACAAACCTTTAATTATTTACGTTGCTCTATTTATTTTGATGTTTTATATATATTGTAGGTTTTACTTGGGGTTGGGCGATCGCATTTTTTGATAAAAATCCCATGTAGAATTTTCGCTCTACTCAACCCAGGAGCTAATGGCAGCAAAGGTTTTAATCGGTTCGGCTGTGGATATATGCCTGTATTTGGTCAAAAACTCCGCCGTCTTTAAAGAATTTCTCTTGGACAGCACTCCAACCCCCTAATGTCTGAACTGTAAATAATTTGTTGATGGGGGGATACTTGCGGGAAAACTCCTGAACTAAGGTGGGGTTGAATGGTCGAAATCCAACTTTGGCAAATTCTCGCTGTGCTTCTGGGGTGTAGAGAAACTTTACAAAGGCTTCTGCTACCTGTCGTGTTCCCCGACGGTCAACATTTTTATCTACTACTGCAATGGGGTTGTCGATGGAAATATTGATTTGGGGAATTACGGAAAAGTTATCTTTTGCTAACCCTTCTTGGGAAGCTAGAATTAACTCGTTTTCATAGTTGATGAGTACGTCTCCCTGTTTGCGTCTGAGGAAGATGTCGGTTGCGTCTCGCGCATCTTTGGCTAAGACGTTGACATTTTCATAAACCCTAGTAACAAAGTCTAATGCTTGTGCTTCTGTTCCCCCGGTTTGGGTGACTGAACCCCAAAAAGCTAAGAAATTCCAGCGTGCAATCCCTGATGTTTTTGGGTCAGCAGTGACTACAGAAACCCCAGTATTACCTAAATCTGCCCAAGTGCGGATGTTTTTAGGATTGCCGGCACGGGTGACAATGACACCGATTGTACTGGTGACAATGCTATGATTTGGTGCTTCTTGCTCCCAACCTGGTTGGATTAAACCAGCTTTCTGAATGTGGTTGATATCTAGTGACAGTGCTAGATGTACTACATCGGCGGGGAGTCCATTGACTACAGCACTGGCTTGAGTACTGGAGCCAGCATTACTGAGCCGAAACCTGACTTCTTGGTTCTGTTCCTGCTGCCATTTGTGTTGAAATAGGGGAATGATGTTTGCATAAGCTGCTCGTGTGACGGCAAAGGAGACTATGTTAAGTTCAATGGGTTTGTTTTTTTGGCTCACCAGTTGTGTCTGGCTATTCAGGGATTGTTCTGCCAAGTCTGTATCTTTTTTGCAGGCAGAGATGAGTAGACAAAAACCAAGGCTGACTGCTAGCAGCATGGTAAAGGCTCGCTTGCTAGGTCGTTTCAATACTTGAGATAACTGAAATAGATGATTCAACATACCTGAGAGTGAGTATTTGCGCGTATTCCTCCAGGAATGCCAGTTACTTGATTGACGATACGACACAGAGAAATTCCTCAGCAATTACCTGTAATAATTAATTATACGGTAACTCGATAGAGTTGCTGTGGTTTATATTAGATAGATCACAATAAAAATTTCATACCTCCATACACCGCATGTCCTTATTTCCAGAAAAACTTGTCTTCAAGATGAAGGGATCAATCACCCGTGAAACCTTGATCAAGATGGCGGTGAGGATTGCCCTGGTGATCGTTGGATCTACGGGAATAAGTTACTTACATATAATGTCTACTCTGGAAAGCCAGACTCAGAGACAGCTAGAGAAATATATTACCGAACGGGGACAGCGGGAAAGTAGTATTTTTCTGTTGACAAAAGACAACCATGCTGTGTTGGAGCAAGATTTGCGGCGAAGACTGGATGAGGTTAACAATCGCCAATCAGACTTTGAGCGGTTGTTGGTGCGATCGCCTGATGGTGTCATTCGTAATCAACCCAAAGGCTTTGACCGCAGCCGTCAACCGAGTGTTTTCATTGACAAAAATCTTGCCATCACCCCAGAAATTCGCGATCGCGTCCTCACTTTTTATGACCTGGTGATGACTTACGGCCCCTCTTGGCGTAGCCGCTTTCAAAATACTTATATTAATGCTCCAGAAAATTTCATGGTGATGTACTGGCCAGAAGTCCCTTGGGCAGAAAATGCCACTGCTGACCAAGGCATTCCCAAAGAAGAATATTTTTGGATTGCTGACAAAAAGCATAATCCAGCCCGTGAAACAGTTTGCACAGCACTCTACTACGATCAGGTTGCTAGAGATTGGACTGTCTCTTGTGAAACACCAATCGATATTAAGGGCAAGCAGATTGCCACCGTAGGACACGATATTGTTTTGAATGAACTGCTTGATCGCACCTTGAAAGATCGGTTGCAAGGCACTTACAACATGATTTTTCGGGGAGATGGTCGCTTGATTGCCCATCCAGAAAAGGGGGATGAGATCAAGCAAAAGCTAGGAAAATTTAATATTCTTAATTCTGGAGATCCACATCTGGTGCGGATTTTTCAGTTGGTGAAAGACCTGAAACCTGGACAGGTAGTGGTGGAAAATTTTCAGGATAACGAGTATTTAGCGATCGCCAAACTTGACATTCCCAACTGGTACTTTGTCACAGTCTTTCCCAAATCAATACTGGCGGGTTTGGCTTTCGATAACGCCCGCTTTATACTCATTTTGGGCTGGCTTTCCCTGCTGATTGAGGTGACAATACTCTGCTTTGTCCTCCGTCAACAGGTTGCATCTCCCCTAAATAACTTAATTGTGGCAACGGATCAGATTACAGCCGGCGATTTCAATATCCAACTGGATACCACAAGACTTGATGAACTGGGAAGACTGGCACATTCTTTCAATGTAATGGCGGGGGAGGTTTATGCACGTGAAGCCAGACTCAAGCAGGCCCAGGAAGCACTCCAGGCAACCGATAAACTCAAGGATGAATTTTTAGCCAACACCTCCCACGAACTCCGGACACCGCTGAATGGGATTATTGGCATTGCCGAATCACTGATTGATGGGGTGACAGGTAAACTGCCAGCTAGCACAATTTCTAATCTAGCGATGATTGCCAGTAGCGGTCGGCGATTAGCGACACTTGTGAATGATATTCTGGATTTCTCCAAACTCAGACACCAGACAATTGAACTGCAACTCAAGCCTGTAGCGGTGCGAGAAATTGTCGAAGTGGTATTGACCCTTAACCGACTGTTGATTGATAAAAAGCATCTACAACTGGTAAACGCGATTCCCGACGATTTGCCTTTGGTGAGTGCGGATGAAAATCGCCTCCAGCAAATTTTATATAACTTGATTGGGAATGCCATTAAATTTACTGACAGTGGCAGCGTGCAAGTATCTGCACAGTTAATTAGTAGCGAGGTAGATGGGGAAGAATCCCAGATTGCCATCACCATTTCTGATACTGGCATCGGTATCCCATCCGAGAAAGTAGACCGGATTTTTGAGTCGTTTGAGCAGGCTGATGGTTCTACAGCCAGGATTTACGGTGGTACAGGTTTGGGGCTAGCTATCTCTAAGAAGTTGGTCGAGTTGCACGGTGGAGAAATTCGCGTTGAATCGGTGATTGATCAAGGTTCGCGATTTACCTTTACCCTACCAGTTAGCCAGATATCGGAGGTTAGCAGTCAGGGTGTTTTGGTATCCAGCAGATATCAATTTTCCCCTGTGCATGACTCTTTAGTTTCTGAAGCTGAGGCGATTGCGCCGAATGCAGCGCCAGATGCGATCGCTAAAAATAGACAACCTGCAACAAACAACCCTGAATGGTCAATCCTGATTGTGGATGATGAACCAGTCAACCGTCAGGTTTTAGTCAATCATTTATCCCTTTACAACTATGAAATTACCGAGGCGGCTTCTGGTATTGAAGCTCTAGCTATACTGGAGGGCGGACTGAAACCTGATTTAATTTTGCTAGATGTGATGATGCCGCGAATGACAGGCTATGACGTCACGCGCCAAATTCGCCAAACCTGGCAAGCATCGGAGTTACCGATTGTATTACTAACTGCCAGGAACCAAGTTTCTGATTTGGTGGTTGGCTTCGAGGCAGGAGCCAATGATTACCTAACCAAGCCAATCTCCAAAGATGAACTACTAGCACGGATTAAAGTCCATTGCTCCCAAGCGGCTATATTCTTGGAAAATTCCCGGCTATACCAGGATTTACAAGCATCGGAAGTGAGAGAACGCGATCGCGCTTTGCACCTTGAGCAGTCTCTGCAACTTCTCCAGCAAACCCAACTCCAGCTTGTGCAGAGTGAAAAAATGGCGAGTATTGGTCAACTTGTGGCTGGAGTCGCCCACGAAATTAACAATCCACTGGGCTTTATTACAGGTAATTTGAGTCATGCCGAAGCATTTATTCAAGATTTAATTCGTCTGTTGGAACTCTATCGGCAGCAATATCCCCAGCCTGCACCAGTAATTGCCGCCCAAATCGAGGCGGTTGATTTGCCGTACTTGATAGAAGATTTGCCCCAGTTAATCACCTCTCTCAAAACTGGCACAGATCGCATCTGCGAAATTAGCACCTCCTTACGAATCTTCTCACGGGCAGATACCACAACTAAGGTTGCCTTTAATCTGCATGAGGGGATTAACAGCAGCTTAATGATTTTGAAACATCGCCTCAAAGCTAATAATCGGCGTTCTAAGATTGAGGTGAGCAAAGAATATGGAGATTTACCGCTAGTCAATTGCTATCCTGGACAACTCAACCAAGTATTTCTCAATCTGCTAGGCAATGGGATTGATGCCATAGATGAGTCGATTCAGGGGCAGTCCTACGAAGCAATTCAGACTAATCCCAAGAGAATTATCATCCGCACCGAACTATCTCAGGATCGACAGTGGGCACGCATATACATCAAGGACAACGGACTGGGGATGACTGAAGCAGTGAAGCAGAAGATATTTGACCATCTGTTCACTACCAAACCCGTTGGACAAGGTACAGGGTTGGGCTTGTCAATCAGTTATCAAATTGTCGTAGAAAAACATGGTGGCCAGCTACTCTGTGTTTCCTCCCCAGGAGAGGGCGCAGAATTTGTCATTCAGATTCCAGTTTAGGAAGATGCAGCAAGCAGCTTTCTAATTAGACCAATTTGAAAAAACAATGTGACAGATACAAGCCCGGAAACCCTATTAAATCAAGCTTTCTGAATTTTGAATTTTGAATTTTGAATTGGTATTACATCCTGCCTTGTGCCATCACTTGTTGCAGATGGTGGCGAACTTCTTGCGCTTGCTGAATTTCTGACTGCCGCAATTTCTGGAACAATTCTACACAAGGCTGGGAGTTAGCTTGCTGTGCATCTTGAATGTAAATTTCGTAAGCCTTAACTGCTTCTGCCTTGTTGTGCAACACGGTGACAAAGTCGTATTCCAAGTTGCTAATCGGTTCTTCAGAATGTCCGTTACCTGTAGTAGTCATATATTTACGCTCCCTTAGGTTTCTAATAAATTTATACTCATCCCCAAGGAGTCATTCATCTGCCTAAAAGCGGAGTCGAAAGGATAGATACCGCACTGCGTGACGCTACGCTAACGCCGTGTAGAACAGGCGAGACGCCCGTTCTACAAGAAAACCATCATGCACAAACAAATTTAGCCGTGCTACGCTAATACGGTCATTTAATCTTTCTGTTGGCTGATTTACGCCAGCGGCTGATTTTCATCACAGTTACGTGAATACTGAAATTCTAGATTGCTGTCCCGGTCACTACTATCTGAATAGGTCAGCGGGCAAAATTTTGTATTAGCACTGATGCAATCCATGTGTGGCGTTTTTGCACATACTACTAATAACCCACCCAAAATTAACAATAAGCCGCAAATGGCTGCTGTTTGCATTCCAGAAATTTCTAGGGCGCCGTGAACCACTACTTCCCGTAGCAAAGATACAATTGTTACTTCTACTGCTACTCCCACAGAAATACTATGTTCTTGTAAGTAGACCATCAGGAGGCGAAATAACTCCACTAAAATCAATACAAAGAGTATTTTTGCTGTCACTGTTTTATAGTCTAGTGACTGGGAAAGAGCGGTAAATATCCCCCACAATTGTATCAACATGACGGCGAACAATCCAAAACACAAGACAATCACAATTAAGTCTTGGAAAGCCTCCATGTTACGAACTATTGAATGCCGGTCAAGCCAGCGATCGTAAAATAAAAACCGACTCTTGAAGCGCTTTTGCTTGTACATTTCCATTCCTATTAGGACTAGCTCAGACCACACCAGCCTTTTAACCCAATTATCTTAATATTAAGCAGTATTAAGGTTTTGCGCCTCAGCGAGGTTGGTAATTTAAAGTTTGTGCTTGTTGCAACCATTGATTAGCTTTGGTTGCCCACTGGGGATTACCCTGAGCATTAAATAAATCTTTGGCATATTGGAATACTTGCGCCGCTTCAGCATACTGTTTTAACTGGATAAAAACTAACCCTGCACCATAATAAGCGTTGGCATAGTTAGTGTTAGCTGTGGCTGAGTTTCTGAAAGCTGCTAAGGCTTCGGGATATTTGCCCTGATTGAACAAAATTGAGGCAAGATTGTAGTGAGCTTCTGGATATTTGGGATTGATTTTGATTGCTTTTTTAAAGGCTTCTTTGGCTTGGTCAATTTTACCTTGTTGGAGATAAGATACTCCCAAGTGGTAGGCGGGTTCCGGGGCGTTTTGGCTATATTCTGTGGCTTTTTTAAAGGAGGCGATCGCCTTTTGCCAATCTTTTTGCTGCTCTCCTAGCAAGCCTAAGTTATAGTGAGCAAAGCCCAGCTTGGGTTCCAGTTCTATCGCCCGTTGTAAGTAATCGTTGGCTAACTGTAAGTTATTCCCTTCTAATAATGCGCCGCCTAAATTGGCGAAAGCGGCAGCAAACTGAGGATCTGCCTGGGTTGCTTGATAAAATGCATCTGCCGCAGGTTGTAATTGTCCCGCTTGTCGCAGTGCTAAACCCAAATTATATTGTGCTGGTGCTAATGTCGGATCTAACTGGGTTGCTTGGCGAAAAAAGGCGATCGCATCTTGCACTTTCCCGGTCTGAATCGCCTGTAAGCCTTGATTTAATGCGTCTGTGGCAGCTTGATTGCCAGTTTGTGCCAGTAACGGGTGTTGGAGTGAAGGGTAAAGGATGCTTGCACTCACTAAGAGCAAACTTAATATTTTAGGTTGCCATCTTCTGTGATTTGTGAAAATTCTTTTTGAACTAACCGCCAAGACGCCCGCGCAGCAGCGATGCCCGAAGGGCTGTAGGACGCCAAGAGAATAGGGAAGAGAGAATCTGACGAATGATTTTGGATGGTTGTACAAACGAGGTCTGTATGGGGGGATTGAGAGAATATTCGGGGTAATGGAAGTGTAAGGGAATGAGGGATATTTAAAGAAGGATAATTTCATGATTTTGCTGATTTGTAACACTTTTTGATTAGTTTCCTCGATAAAAAGTTATGTGATAGCTGAATTCGTTTACAAAAGTATTTAATTCAGAATTTAAATTAGAAGTTCTTAACTTTTCTTAAGCTAAATCTTACAACAGAATACAATTTTTTGTGCTTCAGATTAAAGGGAGGATAATAACAAGTTAAAGAAGGGATAATTCACCCTGAAGAATAGCTCTGAATTTATCCCGGAAATACACAGGATAATGCAGGTAAGCGTTGCTTAACCGCAGAGGAGGTTTTATGAACGAAAAAGTAAAATCGGGTTCGCGGAATGTTGCAATTGTTGGCCCTTATTTGAGTGGAAAAACCACTTTACTAGAAAGCTTGTTATTTGTCACAGGGGCGATTTCCCGGAAAGGCACTGTAAAGGATGGCAACACAG includes the following:
- a CDS encoding tetratricopeptide repeat protein, with translation MSASILYPSLQHPLLAQTGNQAATDALNQGLQAIQTGKVQDAIAFFRQATQLDPTLAPAQYNLGLALRQAGQLQPAADAFYQATQADPQFAAAFANLGGALLEGNNLQLANDYLQRAIELEPKLGFAHYNLGLLGEQQKDWQKAIASFKKATEYSQNAPEPAYHLGVSYLQQGKIDQAKEAFKKAIKINPKYPEAHYNLASILFNQGKYPEALAAFRNSATANTNYANAYYGAGLVFIQLKQYAEAAQVFQYAKDLFNAQGNPQWATKANQWLQQAQTLNYQPR
- a CDS encoding ATP-binding protein, with amino-acid sequence MSEDLLKAFQEAYRNLELLPLKYQNDLDKFRVDYGNEVIEELEQLVEDSPNGDGKIIFTGHRGCGKSTLLYEFKRRLDDRYFVVSFSISDTIEMSDVNHVNILFAIAVNLMYEAEACQVEIPKSTKDSFYKWFATRIKTETETLDAEASTGFDLLKLFRGALKVNASVRNEIKQEFERKISDLVARINDIANVIELSLKNKKKVLVIIDDLDKLELARVDDIYRDNIKALCLPGFRIIYTIPIAVLRDKFLRQLIETETNDQIVVMPVLKLFEKAQSRQPNPQPRAEAKDVLCEILQKRIADELIEPQAAEKIVLNSGGVLRELIRIANECCRICLRLIRRKPGQIVVINEQILDEAVNNIRNDFAVPLGKVDYAILQNTYENFMPDDPKEAAFLDLLHGLYVLEYRNRKNWYDVHPIVVELLRDQGLINGSQGTI
- a CDS encoding NAD(P)H-quinone oxidoreductase subunit J; the encoded protein is MADEESKVVPAAAEALVQAGIVSQWLAENGFDHESLAPDANGVEIIKVAADFLLPTATALYAYGFNCLQFQSGIDLGPGQDLVSVYHLIKISDNADRPAEVRVKVFLPRENPTVPSLYWIWKTADWQERESYDMYGIIYEGHPNLKRILMPEDWVGWPLRKDYISPDFYELQDAY
- a CDS encoding phosphate-starvation-inducible PsiE family protein, coding for MYKQKRFKSRFLFYDRWLDRHSIVRNMEAFQDLIVIVLCFGLFAVMLIQLWGIFTALSQSLDYKTVTAKILFVLILVELFRLLMVYLQEHSISVGVAVEVTIVSLLREVVVHGALEISGMQTAAICGLLLILGGLLVVCAKTPHMDCISANTKFCPLTYSDSSDRDSNLEFQYSRNCDENQPLA
- a CDS encoding tetratricopeptide repeat protein, giving the protein MAAKELFDADDEQNLDAYDDLIVSIQAKESGLSLLIAVCDDANFRDEIIAKYEAELQSKFRLYRVTLARGEPSLKAAIYQLVQSEEYLRQGGKAVITVTGAEQLYFLRMGEERSEQEIFFGYLQWTREAMRDFPYPIVIWVTNQILSKLIKKASDFWSWRAGVFHFVSRKKNTVSSRELEPIHSVLIESELSGFDDENPYFLPIEDLRQFIYQKEQEGIKDSSLATLYFSLGNIYRRRLDKGEYQDYRKEQELAIECFSKAVEVQKELDLEKDLATSLNNLAALYKSQGRYSDAEPLYLQSLEIKKRQLGQDHPDVANSLNNLAALYEFQGRYSDAEPLYLQSLEILKRQLGQDHPDVATSLNNLASLYKSQGRYSDAEPLYLQSLEIRKRQLGQDHPNVATSLNNLAILYEAQNQYAEAENFSKQALVIYQKSLGEQHPDTQNAALTVKMLHIMKLLYCNKETLFDVLKSLAQQAEFPAFNTEVSLAMLEKLESNLDLLSDIREALQQQTEALDEDT
- a CDS encoding sulfate ABC transporter substrate-binding protein, which encodes MLNHLFQLSQVLKRPSKRAFTMLLAVSLGFCLLISACKKDTDLAEQSLNSQTQLVSQKNKPIELNIVSFAVTRAAYANIIPLFQHKWQQEQNQEVRFRLSNAGSSTQASAVVNGLPADVVHLALSLDINHIQKAGLIQPGWEQEAPNHSIVTSTIGVIVTRAGNPKNIRTWADLGNTGVSVVTADPKTSGIARWNFLAFWGSVTQTGGTEAQALDFVTRVYENVNVLAKDARDATDIFLRRKQGDVLINYENELILASQEGLAKDNFSVIPQINISIDNPIAVVDKNVDRRGTRQVAEAFVKFLYTPEAQREFAKVGFRPFNPTLVQEFSRKYPPINKLFTVQTLGGWSAVQEKFFKDGGVFDQIQAYIHSRTD
- a CDS encoding ATP-binding protein; the protein is MKGSITRETLIKMAVRIALVIVGSTGISYLHIMSTLESQTQRQLEKYITERGQRESSIFLLTKDNHAVLEQDLRRRLDEVNNRQSDFERLLVRSPDGVIRNQPKGFDRSRQPSVFIDKNLAITPEIRDRVLTFYDLVMTYGPSWRSRFQNTYINAPENFMVMYWPEVPWAENATADQGIPKEEYFWIADKKHNPARETVCTALYYDQVARDWTVSCETPIDIKGKQIATVGHDIVLNELLDRTLKDRLQGTYNMIFRGDGRLIAHPEKGDEIKQKLGKFNILNSGDPHLVRIFQLVKDLKPGQVVVENFQDNEYLAIAKLDIPNWYFVTVFPKSILAGLAFDNARFILILGWLSLLIEVTILCFVLRQQVASPLNNLIVATDQITAGDFNIQLDTTRLDELGRLAHSFNVMAGEVYAREARLKQAQEALQATDKLKDEFLANTSHELRTPLNGIIGIAESLIDGVTGKLPASTISNLAMIASSGRRLATLVNDILDFSKLRHQTIELQLKPVAVREIVEVVLTLNRLLIDKKHLQLVNAIPDDLPLVSADENRLQQILYNLIGNAIKFTDSGSVQVSAQLISSEVDGEESQIAITISDTGIGIPSEKVDRIFESFEQADGSTARIYGGTGLGLAISKKLVELHGGEIRVESVIDQGSRFTFTLPVSQISEVSSQGVLVSSRYQFSPVHDSLVSEAEAIAPNAAPDAIAKNRQPATNNPEWSILIVDDEPVNRQVLVNHLSLYNYEITEAASGIEALAILEGGLKPDLILLDVMMPRMTGYDVTRQIRQTWQASELPIVLLTARNQVSDLVVGFEAGANDYLTKPISKDELLARIKVHCSQAAIFLENSRLYQDLQASEVRERDRALHLEQSLQLLQQTQLQLVQSEKMASIGQLVAGVAHEINNPLGFITGNLSHAEAFIQDLIRLLELYRQQYPQPAPVIAAQIEAVDLPYLIEDLPQLITSLKTGTDRICEISTSLRIFSRADTTTKVAFNLHEGINSSLMILKHRLKANNRRSKIEVSKEYGDLPLVNCYPGQLNQVFLNLLGNGIDAIDESIQGQSYEAIQTNPKRIIIRTELSQDRQWARIYIKDNGLGMTEAVKQKIFDHLFTTKPVGQGTGLGLSISYQIVVEKHGGQLLCVSSPGEGAEFVIQIPV